A genomic segment from Pollutimonas thiosulfatoxidans encodes:
- the hutG gene encoding N-formylglutamate deformylase, which yields MMQLNEHPGFIFRQGSAPLLLSMPHVGTYIPPDIADRMTDEARKVPDTDWHLEQLYNFADELGASVLAATHSRYVIDLNRPPDGASLYPGQSVTGLCPVDTFDDTPIYLPGGAPDDAEIAARREALWCPYHERLAEELDRIKSMHGVAGLWEAHSIRSVLPRFFDGKLPDLNLGTAQGLSCDTALADDIFAIAKSASEDGFTSVLNGRYTGGYITRRYGNPAEKVHAVQLEMTQSSYMQESFPFHYLDSVAVRVQPYVRRMLELMIGYCRSS from the coding sequence ATGATGCAATTGAACGAACATCCGGGCTTTATTTTCCGCCAAGGCAGCGCACCATTGCTGCTTTCCATGCCTCATGTCGGGACGTATATACCTCCAGATATTGCCGATCGAATGACCGACGAAGCTCGCAAGGTGCCCGATACTGACTGGCACCTTGAGCAACTCTACAACTTCGCTGACGAGCTTGGTGCGTCGGTGTTGGCTGCGACGCATTCGCGATACGTCATAGATTTGAACCGACCCCCTGATGGCGCCAGTCTCTACCCTGGGCAGAGCGTAACCGGCCTATGTCCGGTAGACACGTTCGACGACACGCCCATTTATCTTCCCGGAGGCGCTCCTGACGACGCCGAAATAGCGGCGAGGCGTGAGGCTCTATGGTGTCCCTACCATGAGAGGTTGGCGGAGGAACTCGATCGAATCAAATCCATGCATGGCGTGGCGGGCTTGTGGGAGGCACATTCGATCCGTTCAGTTTTGCCACGATTCTTCGATGGCAAACTGCCCGACCTGAATCTAGGCACCGCGCAAGGGCTAAGTTGCGACACGGCCTTGGCCGACGATATATTTGCGATCGCGAAGTCAGCAAGTGAGGATGGGTTCACCTCAGTCCTGAACGGCCGCTATACCGGGGGTTACATTACCCGGAGATATGGAAACCCGGCTGAGAAAGTGCATGCCGTGCAGTTGGAGATGACGCAAAGCAGTTATATGCAAGAGTCTTTTCCGTTTCATTATCTGGATTCCGTCGCTGTACGTGTTCAACCCTATGTGCGCCGAATGCTAGAGCTAATGATCGGCTATTGCCGTTCAAGCTAG
- a CDS encoding TRAP transporter large permease, translated as MEVFTALGLFVGTLTALLLIGTWMPAALGISGLTLLIANGDGRMLESIGSVFWNQGSSFVLLAIPMFIFMGEIVLASGVSSRFYRSITPWARFLPGQLYNSNIVASALFSSVCGSSVATAAAVGTVAIPELRKAGYNDRMSFGTLAVGGTLGILIPPSSAMIIYGSMVNENIAKLFIAGIVPGVMIVGLCIAYIVLATVFNRRLAPAQTGLPSLGELLQSVPGALPLILLMVAVIGSLYTGMVTPTEAAAVGVLGALLVAGSFKKLNWPMLKRALEATVASTCMLMFIILSAQIIAFAFARLGITRELTDFVVNQNVSPWTMLLIVVVLYLVLGCFLDAISMMVMTLPLIYPVMMELGFDSVWLGVVLVLLMEIGLITPPVGLNLFVLQRVGGRPLREVALGSLPFVGLLLAGVLLLAIWPEIALWLPGKL; from the coding sequence ATGGAAGTTTTCACCGCCTTAGGGCTATTCGTGGGCACGTTGACGGCCTTGCTACTGATCGGCACATGGATGCCCGCAGCGCTTGGTATCAGCGGCCTCACTCTTCTGATCGCAAATGGCGACGGCCGCATGCTGGAATCCATCGGCTCGGTATTCTGGAACCAAGGCAGCAGTTTCGTGCTGCTTGCGATCCCGATGTTTATCTTCATGGGCGAGATCGTGCTGGCAAGCGGCGTAAGCAGTCGGTTTTATCGTTCAATCACCCCCTGGGCCCGCTTCCTGCCGGGCCAACTTTACAACAGCAATATCGTGGCGAGCGCCTTGTTCTCGTCGGTGTGTGGATCTAGCGTTGCTACAGCCGCCGCGGTAGGAACCGTTGCCATCCCCGAGCTACGCAAAGCCGGCTACAACGACAGAATGAGTTTCGGCACACTTGCCGTGGGCGGAACGCTAGGTATTCTGATACCACCGAGCTCGGCCATGATCATATACGGCAGCATGGTCAACGAGAACATTGCCAAGCTGTTCATCGCGGGAATCGTACCGGGGGTGATGATCGTAGGGCTATGCATTGCCTATATCGTTCTAGCCACCGTTTTCAATCGCCGATTAGCGCCGGCGCAAACCGGCCTGCCTTCTCTGGGCGAACTGCTTCAATCAGTCCCCGGCGCATTGCCCTTGATTTTGCTCATGGTGGCCGTGATCGGCAGCCTTTATACCGGCATGGTCACCCCGACAGAGGCAGCCGCGGTAGGTGTCCTGGGCGCGCTGTTGGTTGCCGGCAGCTTCAAGAAACTAAACTGGCCCATGCTGAAACGCGCGTTGGAGGCCACGGTGGCATCCACCTGCATGTTGATGTTCATTATCTTAAGCGCTCAGATCATTGCATTCGCCTTCGCACGCCTGGGGATCACGCGCGAGCTCACCGATTTCGTCGTAAATCAAAATGTCTCGCCCTGGACGATGCTGTTGATCGTTGTCGTGCTTTACCTGGTGTTGGGCTGCTTTCTAGACGCTATCTCCATGATGGTGATGACACTGCCACTGATCTATCCAGTCATGATGGAGCTGGGGTTTGATTCGGTCTGGCTGGGCGTGGTGCTTGTACTGCTGATGGAGATCGGACTTATTACGCCACCGGTGGGGTTGAATCTATTCGTACTTCAACGGGTCGGAGGAAGGCCGCTACGAGAGGTAGCGCTAGGCTCACTGCCATTCGTCGGGTTGCTTTTAGCCGGAGTGCTGCTGCTTGCCATCTGGCCGGAAATCGCCTTGTGGCTGCCTGGGAAGCTTTAG